The following are from one region of the Haemophilus parainfluenzae genome:
- a CDS encoding ATP-binding cassette domain-containing protein: MLSLKNVRFEILRDPIVRDFSMDLQPGEVKTLFGPSGCGKTTVLRLISGLETPKSGEINNTFRKTGFLFQENRLLENLTAMQNIAIFMDEPNEYEIIALAEKIGLSSGDLNKYPTELSGGMAKRVAFLRLLLCGCDLALLDEPFVGLDRDLRDILATMLVEKIEQQGMACILVTHDRFEAARLSREIMQLSPKGMDVQNVITLPTPLSERNSAFEETVVAREFQGIHYYE; this comes from the coding sequence ATGCTGAGTTTAAAGAATGTGCGTTTTGAAATTCTCCGCGATCCCATCGTTCGCGATTTCAGTATGGATTTACAACCGGGCGAAGTGAAAACGTTATTCGGTCCAAGCGGTTGTGGCAAAACCACTGTGCTACGTTTAATTTCAGGTTTGGAAACGCCAAAATCGGGCGAAATCAATAATACATTTCGTAAAACAGGCTTTCTGTTCCAAGAAAATCGTCTATTAGAAAATCTCACGGCTATGCAGAATATCGCCATTTTTATGGATGAACCAAATGAATATGAAATCATTGCGCTGGCAGAAAAGATTGGGCTTTCTTCGGGTGATTTGAATAAATACCCGACCGAATTATCGGGCGGTATGGCAAAACGCGTGGCATTTTTGCGTCTATTGCTATGTGGCTGTGATTTAGCCTTATTGGATGAACCTTTTGTCGGTTTGGATCGCGATTTACGTGATATTTTAGCCACTATGTTAGTGGAAAAAATTGAGCAACAAGGCATGGCCTGTATTTTAGTGACGCACGATCGTTTTGAAGCAGCTCGATTAAGCCGAGAGATTATGCAGCTTTCTCCAAAAGGGATGGATGTGCAAAATGTGATTACCTTGCCAACGCCATTATCCGAACGCAATTCAGCCTTTGAAGAAACCGTAGTCGCACGCGAATTTCAAGGAATCCATTATTATGAATAA
- a CDS encoding ABC transporter permease, whose amino-acid sequence MIKTDKIRKPQPVLLYIIDYLWSGFTGLSVAMMVVALWAWGSAVFGEFMLPAPADVFQKALELLDHFQQNEIGISLWRSVVGITIALVAGLAAGLIAGSFKTAMALLKPIITILLAMPPIIWVVMALFWFGFGNPSVLFTIIVLVAPLTFASAAMGMASVNKQHEELFDAYKLGLWKKIRYLYVPHLTGYVISSIGVAVAMGVKVVIMAELLGANEGVGAKIADARAMLDTSTVMAYVLLVIVFVSLFEYLITKPLEILFMPWRR is encoded by the coding sequence ATGATTAAAACTGACAAAATCCGTAAACCACAACCTGTTCTGTTGTACATCATCGACTATCTCTGGAGCGGCTTTACTGGCTTGAGTGTGGCGATGATGGTGGTTGCCTTGTGGGCTTGGGGCAGCGCAGTATTTGGTGAATTTATGCTGCCTGCTCCCGCGGATGTTTTTCAAAAAGCCCTTGAGCTGCTTGACCATTTCCAACAAAACGAAATCGGCATTTCGTTATGGCGTTCCGTGGTAGGCATTACCATTGCATTAGTCGCAGGCTTAGCCGCTGGGCTGATTGCGGGCAGCTTTAAAACCGCTATGGCATTGCTTAAACCCATCATTACGATTTTGTTAGCCATGCCGCCAATTATTTGGGTCGTGATGGCATTATTTTGGTTTGGCTTTGGCAATCCTAGCGTGCTATTTACCATTATCGTATTAGTCGCCCCGCTGACCTTTGCCAGTGCCGCCATGGGCATGGCAAGTGTAAACAAACAACATGAAGAATTGTTTGATGCGTACAAACTCGGATTGTGGAAAAAAATCCGCTATTTGTATGTTCCCCATCTCACGGGCTATGTGATTTCCAGCATTGGCGTCGCGGTGGCTATGGGCGTGAAAGTCGTGATTATGGCTGAGCTTTTAGGCGCCAATGAGGGTGTAGGCGCGAAAATTGCCGATGCCAGAGCCATGTTAGATACATCAACGGTCATGGCTTATGTGCTGTTGGTGATTGTGTTTGTTTCCCTCTTTGAATATTTGATTACCAAGCCATTGGAAATCCTGTTTATGCCGTGGAGAAGATAA
- a CDS encoding ABC transporter substrate-binding protein — protein sequence MAMNRRDFLRMSAALTAAGMSPSLFAATKEQFTIYGAPAMPSVTIAVAAAQGKLAKQADVALEIWRSPDQLRAGVASGQFKVMMSPSNVGVNLRNQGQQVGIVNILTNGITQLMCKSTPITSPQELVGKKILVPFKNDMPDIVLQALLKKLNIDINKVEITYAATPTEAIGLFLLKDFHAAILPEPMASAVVQKAKIVGTEIVRGFDLVKEWGQAFNTKPLIPMAGIIANEEYFHAHKVEFDLLHQDLSDALNWIMANRKSAAEIGANYLPAPEAAIEMGLDGARLTVTKASELKNEIMQFYETLMAFNPKLLGGKLPDDKFFLA from the coding sequence ATGGCAATGAATAGACGTGATTTTTTAAGAATGAGCGCAGCACTTACGGCAGCGGGCATGTCGCCTTCTCTCTTTGCGGCAACAAAAGAACAATTTACCATTTATGGTGCACCAGCGATGCCAAGTGTGACCATTGCAGTGGCAGCAGCACAAGGTAAATTAGCCAAACAAGCGGATGTCGCATTAGAGATTTGGCGTTCGCCAGATCAATTGCGTGCGGGTGTAGCAAGTGGGCAATTTAAAGTGATGATGAGCCCAAGTAATGTGGGCGTGAATTTACGTAATCAAGGGCAACAAGTTGGCATAGTAAATATTCTTACCAATGGCATTACGCAGTTAATGTGTAAAAGTACGCCTATCACTTCACCGCAAGAATTGGTGGGTAAAAAAATCCTTGTACCATTTAAAAACGATATGCCTGACATCGTATTGCAAGCTTTACTAAAAAAACTGAATATTGATATCAATAAAGTAGAGATCACTTATGCCGCCACACCAACCGAAGCAATTGGCTTGTTCTTACTGAAAGATTTCCATGCTGCCATTCTGCCAGAACCGATGGCGAGCGCCGTTGTGCAGAAAGCTAAAATTGTTGGTACAGAGATTGTACGTGGCTTCGATTTAGTGAAAGAATGGGGACAAGCATTTAATACAAAACCGCTTATTCCAATGGCAGGCATTATTGCCAATGAAGAATACTTCCACGCACACAAGGTGGAGTTTGATCTACTTCACCAAGATTTAAGTGATGCATTAAATTGGATTATGGCGAACCGCAAAAGTGCGGCTGAAATTGGCGCTAATTATCTTCCTGCTCCAGAAGCCGCTATTGAAATGGGCTTAGACGGTGCGCGCTTAACGGTGACCAAAGCCAGTGAACTGAAGAATGAAATCATGCAATTCTATGAAACCTTGATGGCGTTCAATCCAAAACTATTAGGTGGTAAATTGCCAGATGATAAATTCTTCTTGGCTTAA
- a CDS encoding NTF2 fold immunity protein, producing the protein MSCHVLRGMIRLKDISKVSQKMKIQNVLLTGVLMYSSFALSADTQTQLVTKEQALQLAENYVIQHYGNQTAQAQKPYQIKREGEYWIVTGNPPKVLGGNFLVVLGEKGKLEKITHTK; encoded by the coding sequence ATGTCGTGTCATGTTTTACGTGGTATGATTAGATTGAAAGATATCTCAAAGGTTAGTCAAAAAATGAAAATACAGAATGTGTTACTCACCGGTGTTTTAATGTATTCCTCTTTCGCGCTAAGCGCCGATACCCAAACGCAACTTGTGACGAAAGAACAAGCCTTACAGCTGGCCGAAAATTATGTAATACAGCATTATGGAAATCAAACGGCTCAAGCACAAAAGCCATATCAGATTAAAAGAGAGGGAGAGTATTGGATTGTTACTGGAAATCCACCCAAAGTTCTGGGCGGCAATTTTCTTGTGGTGTTGGGTGAGAAAGGAAAATTAGAAAAAATCACCCATACCAAGTAG
- a CDS encoding YadA-like family protein translates to MNKVFKVIWNHATQTWTAVSELGHAKGKTKSKKIVKLTALAGAVVTALGVSQAAQAGVDLGNSAVNISPNAYNGSNRVGVNSIVVGYQNTTDGNDGTTALGAHNEAKGNSALAIGNQNRATAGASTAIGVGSTASGEASVAIGNVAQATQIRATAVGNRATATQDSASAYGNRANADAQFATAIGDNSHASAAAVAVGSHADASHQDSIAIGHNAHGAWTNAIAVGKDSVASQDHAIATGTSANASGVQSVGVGSYTKAAGNLTVAVGPYAQANKEAAIAVGSNATATETNSVAVGQTATASKNNAIAIGTKTQSAGDNAIGIGAYAESTAARATAVGVLSQANGAGSFAGGASAQATGENSVAIGGAQDGTLGNKAGTAAKATAGNAVSIGTNATASIKDSVALGSNSTTSNFVPTNTATVGSLTYSGFAGNTSALGNGAVVSVGTAGSERQIQNVAAGRITKTSTDAINGSQLYTVANELDDKINNHHWVVSGNTTVNAQQPKESNVYHKDVVEFQNGQGTTATVVNTPASKNSVGQTVPGKTIVKYNANIVAGNNTTVEYNADGSVKISANVSGGTDTTAEVITGSPNALTVTNSTANNVTTYNVSVKTGDISTTTAGAATYKDSDNAGGNYGSRLTNVSTVTNIVNNVSWHLNSEAVSGTSGKLVAGSDTEASNVHASNTVNINAGDNIAIKRNGNTIEISSTAGAKGDTGATGAKGDTGAAGAKGDTGDKGEDGTSFSAEVVNNGDGTHTITVTNESDGSVTTTIVKDGKNGKDGATGATGAAGKDGKNAEATVVNNNNGTHTVTIVDGNGQTTSTIVKDGATGAAGKDGKNAEATVVNNNNGTHTVTIVDGNGQTTSTVVKDGATGAKGDTGAKGDTGAAGKDGKNAEATVVNNNNGTHTVTIVDGNGQTTSTIVKDGATGAAGKDGKNAEATVVNNNNGTHTVTIVDGNGQTTSTVVKDGATGAKGDTGAKGDTGAAGKDGKNAEATVVNNNNGTHTVTIVDGNGQTTSTIVKDGATGAAGKDGKNAEAKVVDNNNGTHTVTIVDGNGQTTSTIVKDGATGAKGDTGAAGKDGKNAEATVVNNNNGTHTVTIVDGNGQTTSTIVKDGATGAAGKDGKNAEATVVNNNNGTHTVTIVDGNGQTTSTIVKDGATGAAGKDGKNAEAKVVDNNNGTHTVTIVDGNGQTTSTIVKDGATGAKGDTGAAGKDGKNAEATVVNNNNGTHTVTIVDGNGQTTSTIVKDGATGAAGKDGKNAEATVVNNNNGTHTVTIVDGNGQTTSTIVKDGATGAAGKDGKNAEATVVNNNNGTHTVTIVDGNGQTTSTVVKDGATGAKGDTGAKGDTGAAGKNAEAKVVDNNNGTHTVTIVDGNGQTTSTIVKDGATGAAGKDGKNAEAKVVDNNNGTHTVTIVDGNGQTTSTIVKDGATGAAGKDGKNAEAKVVDNNNGTHTVTIVDGNGQTTSTIVKDGATGAKGDTGAAGKNAEAKVVDNNNGTHTVTIVDGNGQTTSTIVKDGATGAAGKDGKNAEAKVVDNNNGTHTVTIVDGNGQTTSTIVKDGATGAKGEKGDTGAAGAKGDTGEAGKNAEAKVVDNNNGTHTVTIVDGNGQTTSTIVKDGATGAAGKDGKNAEAKVVDNNNGTHTVTIVDGNGQTTSTIVKDGATGAKGDTGAKGDTGAAGKDGKNAEAKVVDNNNGTHTVTIVDGNGQTTSTIVKDGATGAAGKNAEAKVVDNNNGTHTVTIVDGNGQTTSTIVKDGATGAKGDTGAKGDTGAAGKNAEAKVVDNNNGTHTVTIVDGNGQTTSTIVKDGATGAAGKDGKNAEAKVVDNNNGTHTVTIVDGNGQTTSTIVKDGATGAKGDTGAKGDTGAAGKNAEAKVVDNNNGTHTVTIVDGNGQTTSTIVKDGATGAAGKNAEAKVVDNNNGTHTVTIVDGNGQTTSTIVKDGATGAKGDTGEKGDTGATGDKGQDGTSVTGNVVDNGDGTHTITIEDLGTGSITTTIVKDGKNGKDGATGATGADGKNAEADVKDNGDGTHTVTIKDGNGNTTTTIVKDGATGAKGDTGATGDKGQDGTSVTGNVVDNGDGTHTITIEDLGTGSITTTIVKDGKNGKDGATGATGADGKNAEANVKDNGNGTHTVTIKDGNGNTTTTIVKDGATGADGKNAEAEVKDNGDGTHTVTIKDGNGKTTTTVVKDGATGAKGDTGADGKNAEAEVKDNGDGTHTVTIKDGNGNTSTTIVKDGATGADGKNAEADVKDNGDGTHTVTIKDGNGKTTTTIVKNGEDGKNAQAEVKDNGNGTHTVTIVDGNGKQTVTTIRNGKDGRDGKDADGTFGLVDETGSSQGTITKKLNNTIQIKGDAGTKVKVYDKQTGKTVEKEVQNIFVKKDGDALKVSLNPDVTVNSVTTNELKAGPVTINQDGIDAGNKTIQNVAPGVKDTDAVNVSQLRSNITNVNNRIDGVRKEARGGIAGANAAAGLPQVYIPGKSMVAASAGTFKGESAVAVGYSRSSDNGKVIFKLQGNANTQGDVGGSVGVGYQW, encoded by the coding sequence ATGAACAAAGTGTTTAAAGTTATTTGGAATCATGCGACACAAACGTGGACAGCTGTTTCTGAACTTGGGCATGCTAAGGGTAAAACCAAATCTAAAAAAATCGTGAAATTAACCGCACTTGCAGGTGCTGTTGTAACTGCATTAGGTGTTTCGCAAGCGGCTCAGGCTGGAGTAGATCTTGGAAATTCTGCAGTTAATATTTCTCCAAATGCTTATAATGGTTCGAACAGAGTTGGTGTGAATTCTATTGTTGTAGGTTATCAAAACACTACTGATGGTAACGACGGTACAACTGCTTTAGGTGCTCATAACGAAGCAAAAGGAAATTCTGCTTTAGCAATAGGTAATCAGAACAGGGCAACTGCTGGTGCATCAACTGCAATAGGGGTGGGTTCTACAGCAAGTGGTGAAGCCTCTGTTGCTATCGGTAACGTAGCCCAAGCAACTCAAATTCGTGCAACAGCTGTAGGTAACCGTGCAACTGCGACTCAAGATTCTGCAAGTGCATACGGTAACCGTGCAAATGCTGATGCTCAATTTGCAACCGCTATCGGTGATAATTCTCATGCAAGTGCTGCGGCTGTTGCTGTAGGTTCTCACGCAGATGCTTCACATCAAGATTCTATCGCTATTGGTCATAACGCTCATGGTGCTTGGACCAATGCTATTGCTGTCGGTAAAGATTCTGTAGCAAGCCAAGACCATGCAATTGCAACTGGTACTAGTGCAAATGCGTCTGGTGTTCAATCAGTTGGTGTGGGTTCTTATACTAAAGCGGCAGGTAATTTAACTGTTGCTGTTGGTCCATACGCTCAGGCAAATAAAGAAGCGGCTATCGCTGTGGGTTCTAATGCGACCGCAACTGAAACTAACTCTGTTGCTGTAGGTCAAACTGCGACTGCATCTAAAAATAATGCAATTGCTATCGGTACTAAAACTCAATCTGCTGGCGATAACGCAATTGGTATCGGTGCTTATGCTGAATCAACTGCAGCGCGTGCTACAGCGGTAGGTGTGTTATCACAAGCTAATGGCGCAGGTTCATTCGCAGGTGGTGCATCTGCTCAAGCAACAGGTGAAAACTCTGTGGCGATTGGTGGAGCACAAGATGGTACTTTAGGTAATAAAGCAGGTACTGCGGCTAAAGCAACTGCTGGTAATGCTGTTTCTATCGGTACAAATGCTACAGCATCTATCAAAGATTCAGTTGCATTAGGTTCAAACTCTACTACTTCAAATTTTGTTCCAACCAATACAGCAACTGTTGGTTCTTTAACTTATAGTGGTTTTGCGGGTAACACGAGTGCATTAGGTAATGGAGCGGTTGTATCTGTGGGTACAGCAGGTAGCGAGCGTCAAATTCAAAATGTAGCGGCTGGTCGTATTACTAAAACTTCAACTGATGCGATCAATGGTTCACAGCTTTACACTGTAGCAAACGAGTTAGATGACAAAATTAATAATCATCACTGGGTTGTAAGCGGTAATACCACTGTTAATGCTCAACAACCTAAAGAATCAAATGTTTATCACAAAGATGTCGTTGAATTCCAAAATGGTCAAGGCACGACTGCAACAGTGGTAAATACTCCTGCTTCGAAGAATAGCGTAGGACAGACTGTTCCTGGAAAAACGATTGTTAAATATAACGCAAATATCGTAGCTGGAAATAACACAACAGTTGAATACAACGCTGATGGCTCAGTTAAAATTAGTGCGAATGTATCTGGCGGTACAGATACTACTGCAGAAGTGATCACCGGTTCTCCAAATGCATTAACTGTAACGAATTCAACAGCAAATAATGTAACAACTTACAATGTAAGTGTAAAAACAGGTGATATTTCTACTACAACTGCAGGTGCGGCTACCTATAAAGATAGTGACAATGCAGGTGGTAATTATGGTTCTCGTTTAACTAACGTAAGTACCGTAACAAATATCGTGAATAATGTTTCATGGCATTTGAATTCTGAAGCGGTATCGGGAACAAGCGGTAAACTTGTTGCTGGTAGTGATACTGAAGCTTCAAATGTTCATGCATCAAACACCGTAAACATTAATGCGGGTGACAACATTGCGATCAAACGTAATGGTAATACCATTGAAATCAGCTCAACCGCTGGTGCGAAAGGTGATACCGGTGCGACTGGTGCTAAAGGTGACACTGGTGCAGCAGGTGCGAAAGGTGATACTGGGGACAAAGGTGAAGACGGTACTAGCTTTAGCGCTGAAGTTGTAAATAATGGTGACGGCACCCATACTATCACTGTTACTAATGAAAGTGATGGTTCAGTGACCACTACTATCGTAAAAGATGGTAAAAACGGTAAAGATGGTGCAACCGGTGCTACAGGTGCAGCAGGTAAAGACGGTAAGAACGCAGAAGCGACAGTTGTAAATAACAACAACGGTACCCACACAGTCACTATCGTAGATGGTAACGGTCAAACCACTTCAACTATCGTGAAAGATGGTGCAACTGGTGCAGCAGGTAAAGACGGTAAGAACGCAGAAGCGACAGTTGTAAATAACAACAACGGTACCCACACAGTCACTATTGTAGACGGTAACGGTCAAACCACTTCAACTGTTGTTAAAGACGGTGCAACTGGTGCGAAAGGTGATACTGGTGCGAAAGGTGATACTGGTGCAGCAGGTAAAGACGGTAAGAACGCAGAAGCGACAGTTGTAAATAACAACAACGGTACCCACACAGTGACTATCGTAGACGGTAACGGTCAAACCACTTCAACTATCGTGAAAGATGGTGCGACTGGTGCCGCAGGTAAAGATGGTAAGAACGCAGAAGCGACAGTTGTAAATAACAACAACGGTACCCACACAGTCACTATCGTAGACGGTAATGGTCAAACCACTTCAACTGTTGTTAAAGACGGTGCAACTGGTGCGAAAGGTGATACTGGTGCGAAAGGTGATACTGGTGCAGCAGGTAAAGACGGTAAGAACGCAGAAGCGACAGTTGTAAATAACAACAACGGTACGCATACTGTGACTATCGTAGACGGTAACGGTCAAACCACTTCAACTATCGTGAAAGATGGTGCAACCGGTGCCGCAGGTAAAGATGGTAAAAATGCTGAAGCTAAAGTTGTAGATAACAACAACGGCACACACACAGTGACTATCGTAGATGGTAACGGTCAAACCACTTCAACTATCGTGAAAGATGGTGCAACCGGTGCGAAAGGTGATACTGGTGCAGCAGGTAAAGACGGTAAGAACGCAGAAGCGACAGTTGTAAATAACAACAACGGTACGCATACTGTGACTATCGTAGACGGTAACGGTCAAACCACTTCAACTATCGTGAAAGATGGTGCGACTGGTGCAGCAGGTAAAGACGGTAAGAACGCAGAAGCGACAGTTGTAAATAACAACAACGGTACGCATACTGTGACTATCGTAGATGGTAACGGTCAAACCACTTCAACTATCGTGAAAGATGGTGCAACCGGTGCCGCAGGTAAAGATGGTAAAAATGCTGAAGCTAAAGTTGTAGATAACAACAACGGCACACACACAGTGACTATCGTAGATGGTAACGGTCAAACCACTTCAACTATCGTGAAAGATGGTGCAACCGGTGCGAAAGGTGATACTGGTGCAGCAGGTAAAGACGGTAAGAACGCAGAAGCGACAGTTGTAAATAACAACAACGGTACGCATACTGTGACTATCGTAGACGGTAACGGTCAAACCACTTCAACTATCGTGAAAGATGGTGCGACTGGTGCAGCAGGTAAAGACGGTAAGAACGCAGAAGCGACAGTTGTAAATAACAACAACGGTACGCATACTGTGACTATCGTAGATGGTAACGGTCAAACCACTTCAACTATCGTGAAAGATGGTGCGACTGGTGCCGCAGGTAAAGATGGTAAGAACGCAGAAGCGACAGTTGTAAATAACAACAACGGTACCCACACAGTCACTATCGTAGACGGTAATGGTCAAACCACTTCAACTGTTGTTAAAGACGGTGCAACTGGTGCGAAAGGTGATACTGGTGCGAAAGGTGATACCGGTGCAGCAGGTAAAAATGCTGAAGCTAAAGTTGTAGATAACAACAACGGTACACACACAGTGACTATCGTAGACGGTAACGGTCAAACCACTTCAACTATCGTGAAAGATGGTGCAACCGGTGCCGCAGGTAAAGATGGTAAAAATGCTGAAGCTAAAGTTGTAGATAACAACAACGGTACACACACAGTGACTATCGTAGACGGTAACGGTCAAACCACTTCAACTATCGTGAAAGATGGTGCAACCGGTGCCGCAGGTAAAGATGGTAAAAATGCGGAAGCTAAAGTTGTAGATAACAACAACGGTACGCACACAGTGACTATCGTAGATGGCAACGGTCAAACTACTTCAACTATCGTTAAAGACGGTGCAACCGGTGCGAAAGGTGATACCGGTGCAGCAGGTAAAAATGCTGAAGCTAAAGTTGTAGATAACAACAATGGTACACATACAGTCACTATCGTAGATGGTAACGGTCAAACCACTTCAACCATCGTTAAAGATGGTGCAACTGGTGCAGCTGGTAAAGACGGTAAAAATGCAGAAGCTAAAGTTGTAGATAACAACAACGGTACACACACTGTCACTATCGTTGATGGTAACGGTCAAACTACTTCAACTATCGTTAAAGACGGTGCAACCGGTGCGAAAGGTGAAAAAGGTGATACTGGTGCAGCAGGTGCGAAAGGTGATACCGGTGAAGCAGGTAAAAATGCTGAAGCTAAAGTTGTAGATAACAACAATGGTACACACACAGTGACTATCGTAGATGGTAACGGTCAAACGACTTCAACTATCGTGAAAGATGGTGCAACCGGTGCCGCAGGTAAAGACGGTAAAAATGCTGAAGCTAAAGTTGTAGATAACAACAACGGTACGCACACAGTGACTATCGTAGATGGTAACGGTCAAACTACTTCAACTATCGTTAAAGACGGTGCAACCGGTGCGAAAGGTGATACTGGTGCGAAAGGTGATACCGGTGCCGCAGGTAAAGATGGTAAAAATGCGGAAGCTAAAGTTGTAGATAACAACAACGGTACGCACACAGTGACTATCGTAGATGGTAACGGTCAAACTACTTCAACTATCGTGAAAGATGGTGCAACCGGTGCAGCAGGTAAGAATGCTGAAGCTAAAGTTGTAGATAACAACAACGGCACACACACTGTCACTATCGTAGATGGTAACGGTCAAACTACTTCAACTATCGTTAAAGACGGTGCAACCGGTGCGAAAGGTGATACTGGTGCGAAAGGTGATACCGGTGCAGCAGGTAAGAATGCTGAAGCTAAAGTTGTAGATAACAACAACGGTACGCACACAGTGACTATCGTAGATGGTAACGGTCAAACTACTTCAACTATCGTGAAAGATGGTGCAACCGGTGCCGCAGGTAAAGATGGTAAAAATGCTGAAGCTAAAGTTGTAGATAACAACAACGGTACGCACACAGTGACTATCGTAGATGGTAACGGTCAAACTACTTCAACTATCGTTAAAGACGGTGCAACTGGTGCGAAAGGTGATACTGGTGCGAAAGGTGATACCGGTGCAGCAGGTAAGAATGCTGAAGCTAAAGTTGTAGATAACAACAATGGTACACACACAGTGACTATCGTAGACGGCAACGGTCAAACTACTTCAACTATCGTGAAAGATGGTGCAACCGGTGCAGCAGGTAAGAATGCTGAAGCTAAAGTTGTAGATAACAACAACGGTACGCACACAGTGACTATCGTAGATGGTAACGGTCAAACTACTTCAACTATCGTTAAAGACGGTGCAACCGGTGCGAAAGGTGACACAGGTGAGAAAGGTGACACTGGTGCGACAGGTGATAAAGGTCAAGACGGTACAAGCGTTACAGGTAACGTTGTAGATAATGGCGATGGCACTCATACAATTACCATTGAAGACTTAGGTACTGGCTCAATTACTACTACTATCGTAAAAGATGGTAAAAACGGTAAAGATGGTGCTACAGGTGCAACTGGTGCAGACGGTAAGAACGCTGAAGCTGATGTTAAAGACAACGGCGACGGTACTCACACTGTAACCATCAAAGATGGTAACGGTAACACCACAACCACTATCGTGAAAGACGGTGCAACTGGAGCTAAAGGTGACACTGGTGCGACAGGTGATAAAGGTCAAGACGGTACAAGCGTTACAGGTAACGTTGTAGATAATGGCGATGGCACTCATACAATTACCATTGAAGACTTAGGTACTGGCTCAATTACTACTACTATCGTAAAAGATGGTAAAAACGGTAAAGATGGTGCTACAGGTGCAACTGGTGCAGACGGTAAGAACGCTGAAGCTAATGTTAAAGACAACGGCAACGGTACTCACACTGTAACCATCAAAGACGGCAACGGTAACACTACAACCACTATCGTGAAAGACGGTGCGACTGGTGCAGATGGTAAGAATGCAGAAGCGGAAGTTAAAGACAACGGCGACGGCACTCATACTGTGACCATTAAAGATGGTAACGGTAAAACTACTACTACTGTTGTTAAAGATGGAGCAACCGGTGCGAAAGGTGATACTGGTGCAGATGGTAAGAATGCAGAAGCGGAAGTTAAAGACAACGGCGACGGTACTCACACTGTAACCATTAAAGATGGTAACGGTAATACCTCAACCACTATCGTGAAAGACGGTGCAACTGGTGCAGATGGTAAGAATGCTGAAGCAGATGTTAAAGACAACGGTGATGGCACTCATACTGTGACCATTAAAGATGGTAACGGTAAAACTACTACTACTATCGTTAAAAACGGTGAAGACGGTAAGAATGCACAAGCTGAAGTGAAAGACAACGGCAACGGTACTCACACAGTCACTATCGTGGATGGTAACGGTAAACAAACTGTAACAACCATTAGAAATGGTAAAGACGGTAGAGACGGTAAAGATGCCGATGGTACATTTGGTTTAGTTGATGAAACTGGTTCAAGCCAAGGTACAATCACGAAGAAACTGAATAACACAATTCAGATTAAAGGTGATGCAGGTACTAAGGTTAAAGTTTACGATAAACAAACCGGTAAAACTGTTGAGAAAGAAGTTCAAAATATCTTCGTTAAGAAAGATGGCGATGCATTAAAAGTAAGTCTGAACCCAGATGTAACTGTTAATAGCGTAACAACAAATGAACTTAAAGCAGGTCCAGTAACCATCAACCAAGACGGTATCGATGCAGGCAACAAGACTATCCAAAATGTTGCTCCAGGTGTTAAAGATACTGATGCTGTAAACGTTTCACAATTACGTAGTAACATCACCAATGTTAACAACCGCATTGATGGTGTACGTAAAGAAGCTCGCGGCGGTATCGCAGGTGCTAACGCAGCAGCAGGTTTACCTCAAGTTTACATCCCAGGTAAATCAATGGTAGCTGCTTCTGCAGGTACTTTCAAAGGTGAAAGCGCTGTAGCAGTAGGTTACTCACGCTCAAGCGATAATGGTAAAGTTATCTTCAAACTTCAAGGTAACGCCAATACCCAAGGCGACGTAGGTGGCTCTGTGGGTGTAGGTTACCAATGGTAA